In the genome of Meles meles chromosome 2, mMelMel3.1 paternal haplotype, whole genome shotgun sequence, one region contains:
- the POU4F2 gene encoding POU domain, class 4, transcription factor 2 encodes MMMMSLNSKQAFSMPHSGSLHVEPKYSALHSASPGSSAPAAPSASSPSSSSNAGGGGGSGGGGGGRSSSSSSSGSSGSSGGGSEAMRRACLPTPPSNIFGGLDESLLARAEALAAVDIVSQSKSHHHHPPHHSPFKPDATYHTMNTIPCTSAASSSSVPISHPSALAGTHHHHHHHHHHHHQPHQALEGELLEHLSPGLALGAMAGPDGAVVSTPTHAPHMATMNPMHQAALSMAHAHGLPSHMGCMSDVDADPRDLEAFAERFKQRRIKLGVTQADVGSALANLKIPGVGSLSQSTICRFESLTLSHNNMIALKPILQAWLEEAEKSHREKLTKPELFNGAEKKRKRTSIAAPEKRSLEAYFAIQPRPSSEKIAAIAEKLDLKKNVVRVWFCNQRQKQKRMKYSAGI; translated from the exons atgatgatgatgtccCTGAACAGCAAGCAGGCGTTCAGCATGCCGCACAGCGGCAGCCTGCACGTGGAGCCCAAGTACTCGGCACTGCACAGCGCCTCGCCCGGCTCCTCCGCGCCCGCGGCGCCCTCAGCTAGCTCCCCTAGCAGCTCGAGCAATGCTGGCGGCGGCGGTGGCAGTGGCGGGGGCGGTGGAGGCCGTAGCAGCAGTTCCAGTAGCAGtggcagcagcggcagcagcggcgGGGGCTCCGAGGCGATGCGGAGAGCGTGTCTTCCAACCCCACCG AGCAATATATTCGGCGGGCTGGATGAGAGTCTGCTGGCCCGAGCCGAGGCTCTGGCGGCCGTGGACATCGTCTCCCAGAGCAagagccaccaccaccacccgccCCACCACAGCCCCTTCAAGCCGGACGCCACCTACCACACCATGAACACCATCCCGTGCACGTCGGCTGCCTCTTCTTCGTCGGTGCCCATCTCGCACCCATCCGCGCTGGCGGGCAcgcaccatcaccaccaccaccaccaccaccaccaccatcagccGCATCAGGCGCTTGAGGGCGAGCTGCTGGAGCACCTGAGTCCCGGGCTGGCCCTGGGTGCCATGGCTGGCCCCGACGGCGCCGTAGTGTCCACGCCAACTCACGCGCCGCACATGGCTACCATGAACCCCATGCACCAAGCAGCTCTCAGTATGGCCCACGCGCATGGGCTGCCCTCACACATGGGCTGCATGAGCGACGTGGACGCCGACCCCCGGGACCTGGAGGCATTCGCGGAGCGCTTCAAGCAGCGACGCATCAAGCTGGGGGTGACCCAGGCCGATGTGGGCTCCGCGCTGGCCAACCTCAAGATCCCTGGCGTGGGCTCCCTTAGCCAGAGCACCATCTGCAGGTTCGAGTCCCTGACGTTGTCGCACAACAACATGATCGCACTCAAACCCATCCTGCAAGCGTGGCTCGAGGAAGCCGAGAAGTCCCACCGCGAGAAGCTCACCAAGCCCGAGCTCTTCAACGGCGCTGAGAAGAAGCGCAAGCGCACCTCTATCGCCGCGCCAGAGAAGCGTTCGCTGGAAGCCTACTTCGCCATCCAGCCGCGGCCCTCTTCGGAGAAGATCGCCGCCATCGCGGAGAAGCTGGACCTTAAGAAAAATGTGGTGCGAGTCTGGTTCTGCAAccagaggcagaaacagaaaagaatgaaatattctgCGGGCATTTAG